One Chroicocephalus ridibundus chromosome 22, bChrRid1.1, whole genome shotgun sequence DNA window includes the following coding sequences:
- the NR2F6 gene encoding nuclear receptor subfamily 2 group F member 6 produces MAMVAGGWGEPNGGGGGGGGGGEEAASPAGGGSDAEHGEEERAGAAVDCVVCGDKSSGKHYGVFTCEGCKSFFKRSIRRNLSYTCRSNRDCQIDQHHRNQCQYCRLKKCFRVGMRKEAVQRGRIPPTHSSTSPNTMPSGEYFNGQPVSELISQLLRAEPYPAARYGSQYAQQGSVMGIDNICELAARLLFSTVEWARNIPFFPELPVSDQVALLRLSWSELFVLNAAQSALPLHMAPLLAAAGFHASPMSADRVVSFMDQIRIFQDQVEKLNRLQVDSAEYSCLKAIALFTPDACGLSDPAHVESLQEKAQVALTEYVRSQYPSQPQRFGRLLLRLPALRAVPAALISQLFFMRLVGKTPIETLIRDMLLSGSTFNWPYGTGQ; encoded by the exons ATGGCCATGGTGGCCGGCGGCTGGGGCGAGCccaacggcggcggcggcggcggcggcggcggcggggaggaggcggcgtccccggcgggcggcggcagcgacGCGGAGCACGGCGAGGAggagcgggccggggcggcggtgGACTGCGTGGTGTGCGGGGACAAGTCCAGCGGGAAACACTACGGCGTCTTCACCTGCGAGGGCTGCAAGAGCTTCTTCAAGCGCAGCATCCGCAGGAACCTCAGCTACACCTGCAG GTCCAACCGCGACTGCCAGATCGACCAGCATCACCGCAACCAATGCCAGTACTGCCGCCTGAAGAAGTGCTTCCGCGTGGGCATGAGGAAGGAAG ccgtGCAGCGGGGCCGGATCCCCCCCACCCACTCCAGCACCAGCCCCAACACCATGCCCAGCGGGGAATACTTCAACGGGCAGCCGGTGTCGGAGCTCATCTCGCAACTGCTGCGGGCTGAGCCGTACCCCGCCGCCCGCTACGGCTCCCAGTACGCCCAGCAGGGCAGCGTCATGGGCATCGACAACATCTGCGAGCTGGCCGCCCGCCTCCTCTTCAGCACGGTGGAATGGGCCCGGAATATCCCCTTCTTTCCCGAGCTGCCCGTCTCCGACCAAGTCGCCCTGCTGCGGCTCAGCTGGAGCGAGCTCTTCGTCCTCAACGCGGCGCAGTCGGCGCTGCCGCTGCACATGGCCCCGCTGCTGGCCGCCGCCGGCTTCCACGCCTCCCCCATGTCGGCCGACCGCGTCGTCTCCTTCATGGACCAGATCCGCATCTTCCAGGATCAGGTGGAGAAGCTCAACCGGCTCCAGGTGGACTCGGCCGAGTACAGCTGCCTCAAAGCCATCGCGCTCTTCACGCCGG ACGCCTGCGGCCTCTCGGACCCGGCGCATGTGGAGAGCTTGCAGGAGAAGGCGCAGGTGGCCCTGACGGAGTACGTGCGGTCGCAGTACCCCTCGCAGCCCCAGCGGTTCGGCCGGCTCCTGCTGCGGCTGCCGGCTCTCCGGGCCGTGCCGGCCGCCCTCATCTCCCAACTCTTCTTCATGAGGCTGGTGGGGAAGACGCCCATCGAAACACTAATCAGGGACATGCTGCTGTCTGGGAGCACCTTCAACTGGCCCTACGGGACGGGGCAGTAG